The Nitrospirales bacterium genome includes a window with the following:
- the purN gene encoding phosphoribosylglycinamide formyltransferase, which produces MAKVVLGVLISGRGSNLQSIIDAIEAGTLDARIAVVVSNKADAFGLQRAQKHGIKSLFVDPRPFKGQANPREAYDRALLDVLKAHGVELVILAGYMKIVSPVLIDAYEGQMMNIHPSLLPAFPGLHAQKQALDWGTKVSGCTVHVVTEGMDEGPIVLQAAVPIEEDDTEETLAARILEQEHRIYPKAIQLFAEGRVRIEGRRTRISECVNHRA; this is translated from the coding sequence ATGGCGAAGGTCGTCTTGGGCGTCTTGATATCCGGCCGTGGTTCCAATCTGCAATCTATTATCGATGCGATTGAGGCAGGCACACTCGATGCCCGTATCGCAGTCGTCGTGAGTAACAAGGCGGACGCGTTTGGTCTCCAGCGCGCGCAAAAACATGGCATCAAATCTCTATTCGTCGACCCCAGACCATTCAAAGGCCAGGCGAACCCCCGGGAAGCCTATGATCGAGCTCTACTCGACGTGTTGAAAGCCCACGGGGTCGAGCTTGTCATCCTGGCGGGATACATGAAGATTGTGAGTCCGGTGTTAATTGATGCGTACGAAGGCCAGATGATGAATATCCATCCGTCTTTATTGCCGGCATTTCCAGGCTTACATGCGCAGAAGCAAGCGTTGGACTGGGGGACGAAAGTTAGCGGATGTACCGTGCATGTGGTAACGGAAGGCATGGATGAAGGCCCGATCGTCTTACAGGCAGCGGTTCCGATCGAGGAGGACGATACAGAAGAAACTCTGGCGGCAAGGATTCTCGAACAGGAACATCGAATCTACCCAAAGGCCATTCAACTCTTTGCCGAAGGACGAGTACGGATCGAAGGCCGTCGAACACGAATCTCGGAAT
- the purM gene encoding phosphoribosylformylglycinamidine cyclo-ligase → MTTYREAGVDIEAGDEFVRRIKSLVKKTSRPEVVGGLGGFGGLFRFPSSQYRDPILVSGTDGVGTKLKIAALMDRHDTIGIDLVAMCVNDVLVSGAEPLFFLDYLATGKLDVPKAEAIVRGIVEGCQEAGCALIGGETAEMPSCYPDHEYDLAGFVVGVVDRECIIDGSKIARGDIAIGLSSTGLHSNGFTLARRVLFENRGWTCETLVPELNRPLGDVLLEPTRIYVNPVRRLLTDCAIHGLAHITGGGLTGNLPRVLPEDCEIFIQRESWSVPEIFSVIQQAGQIDQEEMFRVFNMGIGMVVIVPSSDVDHALERMKQLGQPAQIIGEIRERTAPDMPVRYGD, encoded by the coding sequence ATGACCACTTATCGTGAAGCTGGAGTCGATATTGAGGCGGGCGACGAGTTCGTGCGACGTATTAAGTCGCTCGTGAAAAAAACTTCCCGACCGGAAGTGGTGGGTGGATTGGGTGGGTTTGGTGGCTTGTTCCGGTTTCCTTCGAGTCAGTACCGAGACCCGATTCTGGTTTCTGGGACCGATGGGGTCGGGACCAAACTCAAAATTGCCGCACTCATGGATCGTCATGACACGATTGGTATCGATCTCGTCGCGATGTGCGTCAACGATGTGTTGGTGAGCGGAGCCGAACCGCTGTTTTTTCTGGACTATTTGGCGACGGGCAAGCTTGACGTGCCGAAAGCCGAAGCTATCGTGCGAGGGATTGTCGAAGGATGCCAGGAAGCCGGATGTGCGCTCATTGGCGGTGAGACAGCGGAGATGCCGTCCTGTTATCCCGATCATGAATATGATCTGGCTGGGTTCGTCGTAGGGGTCGTGGATCGTGAATGCATCATCGATGGCTCGAAGATCGCGAGAGGGGATATCGCGATCGGCTTGAGTTCCACGGGACTCCACAGCAATGGATTCACCTTGGCTCGACGAGTGCTGTTCGAAAACAGGGGATGGACTTGTGAAACGCTCGTTCCTGAACTCAATCGTCCATTGGGAGATGTGTTATTGGAGCCCACCAGGATTTACGTGAACCCGGTGCGGAGGCTCCTGACTGATTGCGCGATCCATGGATTGGCGCATATCACAGGAGGCGGGTTGACAGGAAATCTTCCGCGAGTCCTTCCGGAGGATTGTGAGATATTCATTCAACGTGAATCCTGGTCTGTTCCGGAAATTTTTTCAGTCATCCAACAAGCCGGACAAATCGATCAAGAGGAAATGTTTCGTGTGTTTAACATGGGGATTGGAATGGTCGTCATTGTCCCGTCCAGCGATGTCGATCATGCGTTGGAACGGATGAAGCAACTCGGTCAACCAGCACAGATTATCGGTGAGATCCGTGAACGAACGGCTCCAGATATGCCGGTTCGGTACGGGGATTAA
- the rlmD gene encoding 23S rRNA (uracil(1939)-C(5))-methyltransferase RlmD, translating to MSDTSRSPSSEVLVEKLVPGGYALGRIGPQVVFVPGGVPGERLRISVGPKVHGVHHGKIRQILASSPDRVEAPCSIYGQCGGCQLQHIRYDAQLMQKKLMLGDALGRIGKMAIPEIESVWPSPQPFGYRRTIRFAVFKGASGFHLGFYQAGTHRGIDAHACLLIPEHLQQIAAKLANVLVSCSALPMYVEHIELRSSITTNEVLIVFHGTYKKVEKVQAFLEPFRRFPDVVGCMVQRSGPKSEQRRTEPLVVGQDYVTERFGELTLHVGFQSFMQTNWPVYEAIGKTLKDWLGDPQGRHVLELYARTGALGMSLARHGAFVTLVESNPCALADAKQSMALSRVARCTFKRQAGEKFLTSVKQGAYEIVLLDPPRTGLSATVTQELGRIKPDRIFYISCDMATLARDLSRLVDSGYGIVRIQPFDMFPQTAHLETLVELRMQPPHQ from the coding sequence GTGTCTGACACGTCGCGTTCTCCTTCTTCAGAAGTGCTTGTTGAGAAACTGGTGCCCGGCGGTTATGCCTTGGGACGCATCGGGCCTCAAGTCGTCTTCGTACCTGGAGGTGTGCCCGGCGAACGTCTTCGAATCAGCGTGGGTCCGAAGGTGCATGGGGTCCACCATGGAAAAATTCGTCAAATTCTCGCTTCGTCCCCGGATCGTGTGGAGGCGCCCTGTTCGATCTATGGACAGTGTGGTGGTTGCCAACTCCAACACATCCGGTATGACGCGCAACTTATGCAGAAAAAATTGATGCTGGGTGATGCGCTCGGCCGTATCGGGAAGATGGCCATTCCAGAAATTGAATCCGTATGGCCTTCTCCTCAGCCATTTGGCTATCGCCGCACGATTCGCTTTGCGGTCTTCAAAGGCGCGAGCGGGTTTCACCTCGGTTTCTACCAGGCTGGCACGCACCGGGGCATAGACGCGCATGCCTGTTTGCTGATCCCCGAGCATTTGCAACAGATTGCGGCAAAGCTTGCGAACGTTCTGGTTTCGTGTTCTGCGCTTCCCATGTATGTAGAGCACATCGAGCTTCGTTCGTCGATCACCACGAATGAGGTCCTGATCGTGTTTCATGGGACGTATAAAAAAGTGGAGAAAGTCCAGGCCTTTCTCGAACCATTTCGACGATTTCCCGATGTGGTCGGTTGTATGGTGCAACGGTCTGGGCCAAAGTCTGAGCAGCGTCGAACTGAGCCGTTGGTCGTAGGACAGGATTACGTAACGGAGCGGTTTGGTGAGTTGACCCTGCATGTGGGTTTTCAATCATTCATGCAGACAAATTGGCCGGTCTACGAGGCGATCGGAAAAACGCTCAAGGATTGGTTGGGCGATCCACAAGGCCGGCACGTCCTGGAACTCTATGCGAGAACCGGTGCGCTTGGGATGAGCCTGGCACGTCATGGGGCTTTTGTCACTCTGGTAGAATCCAATCCCTGCGCCCTCGCCGATGCCAAACAGTCCATGGCCTTAAGCCGGGTCGCTCGCTGCACGTTTAAGCGGCAAGCAGGGGAGAAGTTTCTTACGTCTGTCAAACAAGGTGCATACGAAATCGTGTTGCTTGATCCTCCACGGACCGGGCTTAGCGCGACCGTCACGCAGGAACTGGGAAGGATCAAGCCTGACCGAATTTTTTATATCTCGTGTGACATGGCCACGTTAGCGCGGGATCTTTCTCGTCTCGTAGATAGTGGGTATGGCATCGTTCGCATTCAACCGTTCGACATGTTTCCACAAACTGCCCACCTTGAAACGTTGGTAGAGCTGCGAATGCAGCCACCTCATCAATGA
- a CDS encoding sigma-54 dependent transcriptional regulator, which yields MAESICIVDDEPAILNTLSSILEDEGYQISVAKSGTEVLKFVRSDPPDLIILDIWMPELDGLETLKRLRQQHPALLVIMMSGHGSIETAIKATKLGAYDYLEKPLDLEKVTILVRNALHQRKLEEENLNLRIQVERRFELVGSSVSMSRLRELIEMAAPTNSRVLISGANGTGKELVARAIHLHSPRHSRPFVEVNCAAIPETLIESELFGHERGAFSGATSMKRGKFELADGGTLFLDEIGDMSMATQAKVLRVLQEQQFTRVGGTKLLNVQVRVIAASNKDLAEEIEKGTFREDLYYRLNVLPIMVPTLRERRNDIPELAQHFLRLHAEEQGLKFKELTKEAIEMLRQHDWPGNIRELRNLIERLLIMVPRPVIDAADVELFLQVRAGAANQSLTSGKDFSSLREARNAFERELIANKLRENNWNVSKTADDLKIERSHLHRKIKLLNVELRSENS from the coding sequence GTGGCCGAAAGTATCTGTATTGTCGATGACGAGCCAGCCATTCTGAACACACTGAGCAGCATCCTGGAGGATGAAGGGTACCAGATTTCTGTCGCCAAGAGTGGGACAGAAGTCTTAAAGTTTGTGCGAAGCGATCCTCCTGACTTGATCATTTTGGATATTTGGATGCCAGAGCTGGACGGGCTTGAGACGTTGAAGCGATTACGCCAACAGCATCCAGCGCTTCTTGTCATCATGATGTCCGGGCATGGATCGATCGAGACGGCGATTAAGGCGACAAAATTGGGGGCCTACGATTATCTTGAAAAACCTCTGGATTTGGAAAAAGTCACGATTCTCGTCCGCAACGCCCTGCACCAGCGAAAACTTGAAGAAGAAAACCTTAACCTTCGCATACAAGTCGAACGCCGGTTTGAGCTCGTTGGGTCATCCGTCTCCATGAGCCGGCTTCGCGAGTTGATCGAGATGGCAGCCCCGACGAACAGCCGGGTCCTGATCTCGGGAGCCAACGGTACGGGCAAGGAACTCGTCGCTCGTGCGATTCATCTGCATAGCCCCCGCCATAGCCGTCCGTTTGTGGAAGTGAACTGTGCCGCAATCCCGGAGACATTGATCGAAAGCGAGTTGTTTGGTCATGAGCGAGGGGCATTTAGTGGCGCGACCTCGATGAAGCGGGGAAAATTCGAGCTTGCGGATGGGGGAACGCTTTTTTTGGATGAAATCGGCGATATGAGCATGGCCACTCAAGCCAAAGTCCTGCGAGTGTTGCAAGAACAACAATTCACGCGTGTTGGCGGAACGAAGCTCTTGAACGTGCAGGTGCGTGTGATTGCGGCGTCCAATAAAGATCTCGCAGAGGAAATTGAAAAGGGCACGTTCCGGGAAGACTTGTACTATCGCTTGAATGTGCTGCCGATCATGGTGCCTACTCTGCGAGAACGAAGAAACGATATTCCCGAGCTCGCGCAACATTTCCTCAGGCTTCATGCCGAAGAGCAAGGGTTGAAATTTAAAGAATTGACGAAAGAAGCGATAGAGATGTTGCGTCAGCATGACTGGCCAGGCAATATTCGCGAGCTCCGTAACCTGATCGAGCGGCTCTTGATCATGGTTCCACGGCCCGTGATCGATGCCGCGGATGTCGAGTTGTTCCTGCAAGTTCGTGCCGGTGCGGCCAATCAATCATTGACCTCTGGGAAAGACTTCTCCTCGCTGCGAGAGGCCAGGAATGCGTTTGAGCGCGAGTTAATCGCCAATAAATTACGCGAGAATAACTGGAATGTCTCCAAAACTGCCGATGATTTAAAGATTGAACGTAGTCATCTTCACCGAAAAATCAAATTACTGAATGTTGAGCTCCGCTCCGAGAATTCATAA
- a CDS encoding ATP-binding protein: MNLIFDNPSSQRKFPRRSLASAPHRREADAEMDSQQKARHFRPVWIVLLLLIPCLALTAYYARYGITVVTKPDSILPNPSYAVVMFLVYLDSVGLVVLTLLLSRNLIRAYFEKRHRLLGSGFRAKLIAAFIGFALIPTVMLATVASGVISEVIEVWFNDQIMQVLNDSEELAKLYHEDRIALAVNSARAISKEIFREDILSPEHRELLISAMGRKRTEYNLAGVEVFSPRMETLARVVHPDLTDAVLSLPVGQLVLQVLDTREELNSVQEATIGRLVRAATPILSYGNTDKVKGVVVVSVYVPESLLVKMDVIEKQFHDYRQIKEMKAPIKVGAYLFVAVVTVLILFGATWFGFYVARGITVPIQRLAEGTEAVAKGDLDVRIDVKATDEIGTLVESFNRMTADLRQSKSRLEEANYSLVQSNAEIDQRRAYTETVVETIASGVLSIAADGTITTFNHSAERILGISSEQFRGRHVTEAFKEFNLTLFQTAYDQMLLDDRESLSSAGQMEAHGLLLTIGLNVSRMRNDAGNDLGFVFVFEDRTELIKAQKTAAWQEVAQRIAHEIKNPLTPIQLSAQRLRKKFFEKSSDFEEIFDQSTNVIVGEVTSLKRMVDEFSKFARMPAPHMTRESLGEIIQKVVSLYAGAHRKVEMIVNLDDSVPEVSCDAEQLRRVFVNLFDNAVQAMNSHGRIWVSTECDRRRHRVIVRVADEGTGIQPEDQERLFVPYFSRKRTGTGLGLAIVHRIITDHNGSIRAENHEPQGAIFTFDLPI; encoded by the coding sequence ATGAATCTCATCTTCGACAATCCGTCTTCACAACGAAAATTTCCCCGTCGTTCGCTCGCGTCTGCGCCTCATCGGCGTGAAGCCGATGCCGAGATGGACAGTCAACAAAAAGCTCGTCATTTCCGGCCTGTCTGGATCGTCCTGCTCCTTCTGATTCCCTGCTTGGCCCTCACCGCCTATTACGCCAGATACGGGATTACCGTTGTCACGAAACCTGATTCGATCCTCCCGAATCCAAGCTATGCGGTCGTGATGTTTCTGGTGTACCTGGATAGCGTCGGCCTCGTGGTTCTGACCTTGTTGTTGTCCAGGAATTTGATTCGGGCCTATTTTGAAAAACGGCACCGGCTCCTCGGCTCAGGGTTTCGTGCTAAGTTGATCGCGGCATTCATTGGCTTTGCGCTGATTCCAACGGTTATGTTGGCCACGGTCGCAAGCGGCGTCATCAGCGAGGTCATTGAAGTCTGGTTTAATGACCAGATTATGCAGGTCCTGAACGATTCGGAGGAGCTTGCCAAGCTCTACCATGAAGATCGCATCGCCCTGGCTGTCAATAGCGCGCGGGCGATCAGCAAGGAAATCTTCCGCGAAGATATTCTCAGTCCTGAACATCGGGAGCTGCTTATTTCGGCCATGGGGCGAAAACGAACGGAATATAACCTGGCCGGTGTCGAAGTGTTTTCTCCAAGGATGGAAACCTTGGCGCGGGTCGTCCATCCTGACCTTACGGACGCGGTGTTGAGTCTGCCTGTCGGACAGCTGGTATTACAGGTGTTGGATACCCGTGAGGAGTTGAATTCAGTCCAGGAAGCGACCATTGGTCGGTTGGTGCGGGCGGCAACTCCCATCTTGTCGTATGGCAATACGGATAAAGTGAAGGGAGTGGTCGTGGTCTCGGTGTATGTGCCTGAGTCCTTACTGGTCAAAATGGATGTCATTGAAAAGCAATTTCATGATTATCGGCAGATTAAAGAGATGAAAGCGCCGATAAAAGTCGGCGCCTATTTATTCGTGGCGGTGGTCACGGTGTTGATTCTTTTCGGCGCGACGTGGTTTGGGTTTTATGTGGCGCGCGGCATTACGGTTCCCATTCAACGATTGGCTGAAGGTACCGAAGCGGTGGCCAAAGGGGACCTGGATGTACGAATTGACGTCAAGGCCACGGATGAAATCGGAACCTTAGTGGAATCGTTCAATCGCATGACCGCGGATTTACGGCAGAGCAAATCCCGATTGGAAGAAGCCAACTATTCTCTGGTGCAATCGAATGCCGAGATAGATCAGCGTCGTGCCTACACCGAGACCGTGGTCGAGACCATCGCCTCCGGCGTGCTCTCCATCGCAGCAGATGGGACGATCACGACCTTTAATCACTCGGCTGAACGAATTTTAGGGATCAGCAGCGAGCAATTTCGTGGCCGGCATGTCACCGAGGCCTTTAAAGAGTTCAACTTGACGCTTTTTCAGACGGCCTACGATCAAATGTTGTTGGATGACCGGGAAAGCCTCTCATCGGCAGGTCAAATGGAAGCCCATGGGCTTTTGCTGACCATTGGATTGAACGTGTCACGCATGCGCAATGACGCGGGCAATGATCTGGGATTTGTGTTTGTGTTCGAGGATAGAACGGAGCTGATCAAAGCGCAAAAGACGGCAGCGTGGCAGGAAGTCGCGCAGCGGATCGCGCATGAGATCAAGAATCCTCTCACGCCGATTCAACTGTCGGCGCAACGGTTACGGAAAAAGTTTTTCGAGAAATCGTCTGACTTCGAAGAAATCTTCGATCAATCGACGAATGTCATTGTTGGCGAGGTCACGAGTTTGAAGCGCATGGTTGACGAGTTTTCCAAGTTTGCCCGTATGCCCGCTCCCCATATGACCCGGGAGTCCTTGGGCGAGATTATTCAGAAAGTGGTGTCGCTGTACGCAGGGGCTCATCGTAAGGTTGAAATGATCGTGAATCTGGATGACTCGGTTCCTGAGGTCAGTTGCGATGCCGAGCAACTGCGCCGGGTGTTCGTCAATTTATTCGATAATGCGGTACAAGCAATGAACAGTCATGGGAGGATCTGGGTATCGACCGAGTGCGATCGCCGCCGTCATCGTGTTATCGTGCGGGTGGCTGATGAAGGCACTGGCATTCAACCGGAAGATCAGGAACGGCTGTTCGTTCCGTACTTTTCCAGAAAGCGAACCGGGACAGGATTGGGGCTGGCGATCGTCCATCGCATCATCACTGATCATAACGGTTCCATCCGGGCGGAAAATCACGAACCTCAGGGTGCGATTTTCACCTTTGACTTACCGATCTAA
- a CDS encoding DUF1844 domain-containing protein has product MSEEEGQGFVVRDRRGRTEPEPDPTPTPEPPPSETAAQPSMSGQESDPAEHSLPVTFSSFVFSLGTSSLMLMGESLDPQQPSIPINLPQAKEIIDILSMLQEKTKGNLSSDESSVIGDMLYTLRMKYVALTSSTPQSSSS; this is encoded by the coding sequence ATGAGCGAAGAAGAAGGACAGGGTTTTGTCGTACGGGATCGTCGTGGCCGAACAGAACCGGAACCGGACCCCACTCCGACACCTGAACCTCCTCCGTCAGAGACGGCCGCTCAACCATCCATGTCAGGCCAGGAGTCTGATCCTGCCGAGCACAGTCTTCCCGTCACGTTTTCTTCCTTCGTCTTTTCCCTGGGCACATCCTCGTTGATGCTCATGGGGGAATCGCTGGACCCTCAGCAGCCATCTATTCCTATCAACCTTCCGCAAGCCAAGGAAATAATCGATATTCTCTCCATGCTGCAAGAGAAGACCAAGGGGAATCTGTCCTCCGATGAATCGTCGGTTATCGGAGACATGCTCTATACCCTTCGAATGAAATACGTTGCGCTCACATCTTCAACGCCACAGTCTTCATCTTCCTAG
- the mazG gene encoding nucleoside triphosphate pyrophosphohydrolase, translated as MSAAISELIAIMARLRSPDGCPWDRQQTHESLKPYLLEETYETLEAIDNHDASALKEELGDVLLQVLFHAQIAEERSAFTFEDIAMALSQKLIRRHPHVFNPEQDTDIKTAHDVSQKWETIKRKERPKNSIPTSALDGIPKTAPALQRAYQVQKRASKNGFDWTSAQPVLNKLSEECKELQQAVAQLIPQPNDSGSHEALTHRSARVEDEFGDVLFSFVNMARFLKVNPEESLRKATNRFMTRFQHVEHQVRASHRTIGQCTEEELDHYWEEAKSIEKQHTP; from the coding sequence ATGAGCGCGGCCATCTCGGAGCTGATCGCGATTATGGCTCGCTTGCGGTCCCCTGACGGCTGCCCGTGGGACCGCCAGCAAACCCATGAAAGCCTGAAACCCTATTTATTGGAAGAAACCTATGAAACGTTAGAGGCGATCGATAACCATGACGCCTCTGCCTTAAAGGAAGAACTCGGTGATGTGCTCTTACAAGTCCTCTTCCATGCACAAATCGCGGAAGAACGCTCGGCATTCACCTTCGAAGATATCGCCATGGCCTTAAGCCAGAAGCTTATTCGCCGGCACCCTCACGTGTTCAATCCTGAACAGGATACCGACATCAAAACCGCTCATGATGTGTCACAAAAATGGGAAACGATTAAACGCAAGGAACGACCGAAAAACTCAATCCCTACTTCGGCCTTGGACGGCATCCCGAAGACCGCCCCCGCCCTCCAACGGGCCTATCAGGTACAGAAACGCGCATCCAAAAACGGCTTTGACTGGACAAGCGCCCAACCAGTCTTGAACAAATTATCCGAAGAATGTAAAGAATTACAGCAGGCCGTCGCTCAACTGATTCCGCAGCCAAACGATTCCGGCTCACATGAAGCGCTGACACACAGATCCGCCCGGGTCGAAGACGAGTTTGGCGATGTCTTGTTTTCATTCGTGAACATGGCTCGCTTTTTAAAAGTGAATCCGGAGGAATCATTGCGAAAAGCGACGAATCGGTTTATGACACGATTTCAGCATGTTGAACATCAAGTTCGAGCCTCGCATCGGACGATCGGGCAGTGCACAGAAGAAGAACTCGATC